The Tursiops truncatus isolate mTurTru1 chromosome 6, mTurTru1.mat.Y, whole genome shotgun sequence genome includes a window with the following:
- the LOC141278959 gene encoding uncharacterized protein isoform X1, producing the protein MQPTYLLGPAHPRLCRPENPPKTLPGRESDRDTGGNGAREHSPPPPRPPASSCPGRAPSPCFPPAPLPALSAVSLCAIRSRPCPSPSAPPRTPETPPPRRSRFRRRRRRRRRRRRAGAFSGSRESGVASASECRLSALARSELSSPGLLSLLGFKSTGEVCGGSLWFSAREAKPAVRRSRVPGSGRRLALPLDAPLQSKFSVGLRPRGARAVLLIIRVIERLSEVLMADPSF; encoded by the coding sequence ATGCAGCCAACGTATCTCCTGGGCCCGGCCCACCCTCGACTGTGCAGACCGGAGAACCCACCCAAGACCCTCCCCGGACGCGAGTCTGACAGGGACACGGGGGGAAACGGTGCCCGTGAGCACTCACCACCTCCGCCGCGGCCCCCCGCCTCTTCCTGTCCCGGCCGGGCTCCCTCTCCGTGTTTTCCTCCAGCCCCACTTCCGGCGCTCAGCGCTGTCTCATTGTGCGCTATTAGAAGCCGGCCGTGCCCCAGTCCGAGCGCTCCGCCGCGCACGCCGGAAACTCCACCACCCCGCCGCTCCCGcttccgccgccgccgccgccgccgccgccgccgccgccgcgcgggCGCGTTTTCCGGCAGTCGGGAGTCGGGAGTTGCGTCGGCGTCGGAGTGTAGGCTCTCCGCTCTTGCTCGCTCGGAGCTGTCCTCGCCTGGGCTCCTCTCTCTCCTGGGCTTTAAAAGCACTGGGGAGGTGTGCGGAGGAAGCCTCTGGTTCTCTGCGAGAGAAGCGAAGCCCGCGGTGAGGCGTAGCCGTGTGCCCGGGTCGGGTCGGAGACTCGCTTTGCCCCTGGATGCTCCACTCCAGAGCAAGTTCAGCGTGGGTCTGAGGCCTCGTGGCGCTCGTGCTGTTTTACTGATAATTCGAGTGATTGAACGTCTCAGTGAGGTCTTAATGGCCGACCCTAGCTTTTAA
- the LOC141278959 gene encoding uncharacterized protein isoform X2 — protein sequence MQPTYLLGPAHPRLCRPENPPKTLPGRESDRDTGGNGAREHSPPPPRPPASSCPGRAPSPCFPPAPLPALSAVSLCAIRSRPCPSPSAPPRTPETPPPRRSRFRRRRRRRRRRRRAGAFSGSRESGVASASECRLSALARSELSSPGLLSLLGFKSTGEVCGGSLWFSAREAKPAIHLEDK from the exons ATGCAGCCAACGTATCTCCTGGGCCCGGCCCACCCTCGACTGTGCAGACCGGAGAACCCACCCAAGACCCTCCCCGGACGCGAGTCTGACAGGGACACGGGGGGAAACGGTGCCCGTGAGCACTCACCACCTCCGCCGCGGCCCCCCGCCTCTTCCTGTCCCGGCCGGGCTCCCTCTCCGTGTTTTCCTCCAGCCCCACTTCCGGCGCTCAGCGCTGTCTCATTGTGCGCTATTAGAAGCCGGCCGTGCCCCAGTCCGAGCGCTCCGCCGCGCACGCCGGAAACTCCACCACCCCGCCGCTCCCGcttccgccgccgccgccgccgccgccgccgccgccgccgcgcgggCGCGTTTTCCGGCAGTCGGGAGTCGGGAGTTGCGTCGGCGTCGGAGTGTAGGCTCTCCGCTCTTGCTCGCTCGGAGCTGTCCTCGCCTGGGCTCCTCTCTCTCCTGGGCTTTAAAAGCACTGGGGAGGTGTGCGGAGGAAGCCTCTGGTTCTCTGCGAGAGAAGCGAAGCCCGCG ATTCATCTTGAGGATAAATGA